A stretch of Limanda limanda chromosome 7, fLimLim1.1, whole genome shotgun sequence DNA encodes these proteins:
- the LOC133004566 gene encoding proteasomal ubiquitin receptor ADRM1-like isoform X2 — protein MSSGALFPSLASGTRGSSSKYLVEFRAGKMTLKGNVVTPDKRKGTVYVQQSDDSLIHFCWKDRTNANLDDDLIIFPDDCEFKRVSQCTTGRVYVLKFKAGSKRLFFWMQEPKTDKDEEHCRKVNEFLNNPPIPGAAGSGGGSGHELSALGGEGGLQNLLGNMSHNQLMQLIGPTGLGGLGLGALAGPGLANLLGGGGPATSSSSSSSRSQSAAATPSAGGASRLSSSQAPTTPVTPAASAVSPTTVAPSTPASFQIPPAPASVGSPGSHQPIQLSDLQSILATMNAATASAPGAAVDLASVCTPEMMAPILTNAEVQQRLLPFLPSGESLLQSAEEIPNTLSSPQFQQSMSMFSSALASGQLGPLMTQFGLPADAVDAANRGDVEAFASSMQSSKGDSKDKEDDEDMSLD, from the exons ATGTCTTCAGGCGCTCTCTTCCCCAGCCTGGCCAGCGGCACCAGAGGAAGCTCCAGCAAGTATCTGGTGGAGTTCCGAGCCGGGAAAATGACCCTGAAGGGAAACGTGGTGACGCCGGACAAACGCAAGGGCACGGTGTACGTCCAGCAGTCGGACGACTCGCTGATCCACTTCTGCTGGAAGGACCGGACCAACGCCAACCTGGACGAT GACCTGATCATCTTCCCTGATGACTGTGAGTTTAAGCGAGTGAGCCAGTGCACCACGGGACGCGTCTATGTGCTGAAGTTTAAAGCCGGATCCAAGAGGCTGTTCTTCTGGATgcag GAGCCGAAGACGGACAAGGACGAGGAGCACTGCCGTAAGGTCAACGAGTTCCTGAACAACCCCCCCATCCCCGGGGCGGCCGGCAGCGGGGGGGGCAGCGGCCATGAGCTCTCAGCgctgggaggagagggggggctgCAAAACCTCCTGGGAAACATGAGCCACAACCAGCTGATGCAGCTGATTGGACCGacaggactgggaggactgg GCCTGGGAGCTCTAGCAGGACCAGGACTCGCCAACCTGCTGGGCGGGGGGGGCCCGGcgaccagcagctcctcctccag TTCTCGTAGCCAATCAGCAGCAGCCACTCCTTCTGCAGGCGGAGCCTCCAGACTGAGCTCCTCCCAGGCCCCCACCACCCCCGTGACCCCCGCGGCCTCCGCTGTGTCCCCCACTACTGTGGCCCCCTCCACTCCAG CCTCGTTTCAGATTCCTCCGGCTCCAGCCTCCGTTGGAAGTCCCGGCTCCCACCAGCCCATCCAGCTCAGTGACCTGCAGAGCATCCTGGCCACCATGAACGCTGCCACGGCGTCGGCTCCGGGAGCcgcag tGGATCTAGCCAGTGTGTGCACCCCCGAGATGATGGCGCCCATCCTCACTAATGCTGAGGTCCAGCAGAGGCTCCTCCCCTTCCTGCCCAGTGGAGAGAGTTTGCTGCAGAGCGCTGAGGAGATCCCCAACACCCTCAGCTCTCCTCAGTTCCAGCAG TCGATGAGCATGTTCAGCAGTGCCTTGGCCTCCGGGCAGCTCGGGCCCCTCATGACTCAGTTCGGTCTGCCGGCCGACGCTGTGGACGCCGCcaacagaggag acgtGGAGGCGTTTGCCAGCTCCATGCAGAGCAGTAAAGGAGACTCGAAGGACAAGGAGGACGACGAGGACATGAGTCTGGATTAG
- the LOC133004566 gene encoding proteasomal ubiquitin receptor ADRM1-like isoform X1, which produces MSSGALFPSLASGTRGSSSKYLVEFRAGKMTLKGNVVTPDKRKGTVYVQQSDDSLIHFCWKDRTNANLDDDLIIFPDDCEFKRVSQCTTGRVYVLKFKAGSKRLFFWMQEPKTDKDEEHCRKVNEFLNNPPIPGAAGSGGGSGHELSALGGEGGLQNLLGNMSHNQLMQLIGPTGLGGLGGLGALAGPGLANLLGGGGPATSSSSSSSRSQSAAATPSAGGASRLSSSQAPTTPVTPAASAVSPTTVAPSTPASFQIPPAPASVGSPGSHQPIQLSDLQSILATMNAATASAPGAAVDLASVCTPEMMAPILTNAEVQQRLLPFLPSGESLLQSAEEIPNTLSSPQFQQSMSMFSSALASGQLGPLMTQFGLPADAVDAANRGDVEAFASSMQSSKGDSKDKEDDEDMSLD; this is translated from the exons ATGTCTTCAGGCGCTCTCTTCCCCAGCCTGGCCAGCGGCACCAGAGGAAGCTCCAGCAAGTATCTGGTGGAGTTCCGAGCCGGGAAAATGACCCTGAAGGGAAACGTGGTGACGCCGGACAAACGCAAGGGCACGGTGTACGTCCAGCAGTCGGACGACTCGCTGATCCACTTCTGCTGGAAGGACCGGACCAACGCCAACCTGGACGAT GACCTGATCATCTTCCCTGATGACTGTGAGTTTAAGCGAGTGAGCCAGTGCACCACGGGACGCGTCTATGTGCTGAAGTTTAAAGCCGGATCCAAGAGGCTGTTCTTCTGGATgcag GAGCCGAAGACGGACAAGGACGAGGAGCACTGCCGTAAGGTCAACGAGTTCCTGAACAACCCCCCCATCCCCGGGGCGGCCGGCAGCGGGGGGGGCAGCGGCCATGAGCTCTCAGCgctgggaggagagggggggctgCAAAACCTCCTGGGAAACATGAGCCACAACCAGCTGATGCAGCTGATTGGACCGacaggactgggaggactgg GAGGCCTGGGAGCTCTAGCAGGACCAGGACTCGCCAACCTGCTGGGCGGGGGGGGCCCGGcgaccagcagctcctcctccag TTCTCGTAGCCAATCAGCAGCAGCCACTCCTTCTGCAGGCGGAGCCTCCAGACTGAGCTCCTCCCAGGCCCCCACCACCCCCGTGACCCCCGCGGCCTCCGCTGTGTCCCCCACTACTGTGGCCCCCTCCACTCCAG CCTCGTTTCAGATTCCTCCGGCTCCAGCCTCCGTTGGAAGTCCCGGCTCCCACCAGCCCATCCAGCTCAGTGACCTGCAGAGCATCCTGGCCACCATGAACGCTGCCACGGCGTCGGCTCCGGGAGCcgcag tGGATCTAGCCAGTGTGTGCACCCCCGAGATGATGGCGCCCATCCTCACTAATGCTGAGGTCCAGCAGAGGCTCCTCCCCTTCCTGCCCAGTGGAGAGAGTTTGCTGCAGAGCGCTGAGGAGATCCCCAACACCCTCAGCTCTCCTCAGTTCCAGCAG TCGATGAGCATGTTCAGCAGTGCCTTGGCCTCCGGGCAGCTCGGGCCCCTCATGACTCAGTTCGGTCTGCCGGCCGACGCTGTGGACGCCGCcaacagaggag acgtGGAGGCGTTTGCCAGCTCCATGCAGAGCAGTAAAGGAGACTCGAAGGACAAGGAGGACGACGAGGACATGAGTCTGGATTAG